In Providencia zhijiangensis, a single window of DNA contains:
- the aroB gene encoding 3-dehydroquinate synthase encodes MEKVTVTLDERSYPINIAPGLYQGKDAFWPLTAGQRAMIVTNETLAPLYLHKIQTVLEASGVKVDSIVLPDGEQYKSLFIMNDVFTALLEKHHNRDTTLIALGGGVIGDLTGFAAASYQRGVRFIQVPTTLLSQVDSSVGGKTAVNHPLGKNMIGAFYQPASVVIDLDCLKTLPKRELSSGLAEVIKYGIILDGEFFSWLEKNIDALMALDNQAMAYCIRRCCELKAQVVAADEKETSGLRALLNLGHTFGHAIEAEMGYGVWLHGEAVAAGMVMAAKTAELIGQFTPEQTERIIALLKRAELPVTGPAKMQPDDYLPHMMRDKKVMGGKLHLILPTTIGNSEMRSDVDASTVIAAISACMP; translated from the coding sequence ATGGAAAAAGTCACTGTTACTCTGGATGAACGCAGTTATCCAATCAATATTGCACCTGGTTTGTACCAAGGAAAGGATGCATTTTGGCCACTAACTGCGGGTCAGCGAGCAATGATAGTGACTAACGAAACTCTCGCTCCGCTTTACCTACATAAGATCCAAACCGTTCTTGAAGCCTCAGGTGTCAAAGTCGATTCCATCGTCTTACCTGATGGCGAACAGTACAAATCTTTATTCATCATGAATGATGTTTTTACGGCATTACTCGAAAAGCACCATAACCGTGACACGACCCTCATCGCCCTTGGTGGGGGAGTAATCGGTGACTTAACTGGATTCGCGGCAGCCAGCTATCAACGCGGCGTACGCTTCATTCAAGTTCCTACTACGTTACTCTCCCAAGTGGACTCTTCGGTTGGTGGAAAAACCGCCGTTAACCACCCTTTGGGTAAGAATATGATCGGGGCATTTTATCAACCGGCATCTGTCGTGATTGACCTTGATTGCTTAAAAACCTTACCTAAGCGCGAACTCTCTTCTGGTCTGGCCGAAGTTATTAAATACGGCATCATTCTTGATGGTGAATTTTTTAGCTGGTTAGAAAAAAATATCGATGCGTTAATGGCATTAGATAACCAAGCCATGGCGTACTGCATTCGCCGTTGTTGCGAGCTGAAAGCGCAAGTGGTCGCCGCCGATGAAAAAGAAACCAGCGGGCTACGTGCACTATTAAATTTAGGGCATACCTTTGGTCATGCTATCGAAGCCGAAATGGGCTACGGCGTATGGCTCCATGGAGAAGCTGTTGCTGCTGGTATGGTTATGGCTGCAAAAACCGCTGAGCTGATTGGCCAATTTACCCCGGAACAAACAGAACGCATCATCGCCCTTTTAAAACGTGCCGAGCTACCTGTTACTGGTCCTGCAAAAATGCAACCTGATGACTATTTACCTCACATGATGCGAGATAAAAAAGTCATGGGAGGCAAATTGCATCTTATCCTTCCAACCACTATTGGTAATTCAGAAATGCGTTCCGATGTGGATGCCTCAACAGTCATTGCCGCTATTTCGGCTTGCATGCCATAA
- the aroK gene encoding shikimate kinase AroK translates to MAEKRNIFLVGPMGAGKSTIGRQLAQQLNMEFFDSDHEIEKRTGADVGWVFDLEGEEGFRDREEKVINELTEKQGIVLATGGGSVKSKETRNRLSARGVVVYLETTIEKQLSRTQRDKKRPLLQVDEPAREVLEKLADERNPMYEEIADITIHTDEQSAKVVANQIIEMLEKN, encoded by the coding sequence ATGGCAGAGAAACGCAATATCTTTCTGGTTGGACCAATGGGAGCCGGAAAAAGCACTATTGGTCGTCAGTTAGCTCAACAGCTTAATATGGAGTTCTTTGACTCCGATCACGAGATTGAAAAACGCACTGGCGCAGATGTAGGTTGGGTATTCGACCTAGAAGGTGAGGAAGGCTTTCGCGATCGCGAAGAGAAAGTCATCAATGAACTCACTGAAAAGCAAGGCATTGTCTTAGCAACAGGTGGTGGCTCTGTTAAATCCAAAGAGACGCGTAACCGCTTGTCCGCTCGTGGGGTTGTCGTGTATCTCGAAACCACCATTGAGAAGCAACTATCCCGCACACAACGCGATAAAAAACGTCCTCTTTTACAAGTGGATGAGCCCGCTCGCGAAGTTTTAGAAAAGTTAGCCGATGAACGCAATCCTATGTATGAAGAGATAGCGGATATAACAATTCATACTGATGAGCAAAGCGCAAAAGTTGTTGCCAACCAAATCATTGAAATGTTAGAAAAAAACTAA